agaaggccATACCTGAAATGAATAAAAGAGATAGTTTTGGTATGCTTTCGTTGGTTATGTTTTGCATCTCTACCTTATGACCCACAGTGTTAACTGAAGTAACTAGGAAAACACAAATCTACAGGAAATGTAAGGCTTCAAAAAGTAACTGTAAACAGTTTGaaagggttgggttttttttcatttacttgTGCTTTGGTTTCATTTTATGGCCTTTTCATCAACTATTATCCATTTCTAAGCTTAAAAGCTTCACACACTACAATGACATGTTTGTTTCAGTAGCCTCTCTATTTCAGAACCATTATCTCTCTTTCCTGAATTTAAAAGGAATGGATTTATATCATCTAAtgacattaaaagaaaagaataaaggaaGATAACAGAATTTCTGTTTGAAAGCCAATCAGGCATGCTTCCTCCTTTTTACCATATTCAGTACCACACACTTACTTCTATGTCATTGCATAAAATCCTACGTGGAATTCAAAGCAACTAACAGAACATTTCTCATTACATGCTTTAGGTATGTAATGAGAAATGTTTATCTATGCTTTGGGGTAACAATTATGTTTTTTTCTATATGACACCATTTCTCACAACATCCTCATAGGCAAGCTCAGGAAGTGTGGGCTGGACAAATGGATGATAAGGTGGATTGAGAACTGGCTAAACAGCAGGTTCCAGAGGGTCATACTCAGTGGCAGAGGGTCTAGTTGGAGGCCTGTCAACAGTGGTGTCCCCCAAGCTTCAATACTGGGGCCAGTATTGTTTAACTTATTCATCAATGACCTGGATGAAGGAgcagatgcctcctcagcaagttcactgatgacacaaagctgggaggagtggccaaTGCCCCAgaggctgtgcagcccttcagaaggacctcAACAGGCTGGAGAGATGGACAGGGGGGAACTGTCTGAAATCCAACCAAGGGAAGTGCAGGGTTCTGCACAGGGAGAGGaataaccccaggcaccagcacaggctgggggctgacctgcaggaaagcagctctgctgagaggGACCTGGGGGTTCTGGTGGACAACAaactgtccatgagccagcagtgagcccttggggccaagaaggccaatggagtcctggggtgcagcaggaagagcattggcagcaggtcaagggaggtgatcctgcccttATGCTCAGCCCCAGTGAGGCActtctggagtgctgtgtccagctctgggctcctcagggcaAGAGAGacgtggagctcctggagcagctccagtggagggtaacaaagatgattaaggcactggagcatctctcttatgaggaaaggctgagggagctgggcctgtccAGCCTCAGGAAGAGACACTGAGAGGGGTCCTCATCAATGTCTGtgagtatctgaagggaggtgccaagaggatggagccaggctgtgctcaGTGGTGCCCGGCAATggacagaaactgatgcacagaagttccacctggacatgaggaagaagttctttactgtgtgggtgactgagcactggaacaaatTGACCAGacaggttgtggagtctccctgaCTGGAGATATACTGGCACAAGCCCAAGTAATGTGCTCTAGGGAACCTGCCTGAGCAGgtaggttggactagatgacctccgGTGGCCCCTTCCATCttcacccattctgtgattctgtaaatgGCTTTCTGGGTGTACAGAGCAGTCTGCTTAATTCACTGGCTGTTAACTAGTGTAATGTCTGCCTGAAGATGACACTCATGTTTTTTAGCCGTGTATCCTGAATCATCAGCTAGTCTTACAGATCCCTATAAGCTTGGCATAGCAAGCCTTTACAACCACTATCAAGTAAAACAACAGCTCCTGTGAACTAgaaattttttcccttctctttagcAGCAGCTTTAGGCCTGTGACCCTACCTGCTGGGGATCATCAGCTGGACCAGTTACTCAGCACAGAATAATCAACTTTGCTTTTACATTATGTTCTTACAGCAGAGCTTGCCAGCACTAGAGTTTATCATATTCCATTAAGTGAAATTCTTTCTAatctgctggagcagctgaagaTCATCCTAGGACTTTACATCCACAAAACTTCCCcaccagcctgcagagcacaagATTTTTATAGTTTAAGGAAATGGTATATTTCCAACTGTAAACACTGTGGGACTGTGCATGCATTTGCAGTCAGCTGTGAGCAGGAACAAAATATCTGAGAAAGTACTGCAAGGTGGCTGGACAGAGCCAAGTTGAACAGACACACTGGTATGATTTTCTCATACTGGCAAAAGAATCTGGCTAACAGTGTTCAAAGTCTGAGTCCAACCACAATTACTTTAGACAAGAGACCCAGCAGCTACATGACTGTCCTACCAATATGTAGGTTTGCACATAAAAAGCTCAGAACACATAGAAgataccttttttaaaaaagcttaaGCAACATGGGgtttctttttgaaataataTCTTTTTCACTTAAAACAACATGTTCCAAATCACTTTCGTTTTCATCTTGGAAAACTGCAAGGGTTTTGACTTGGTGGAAAGTCTTCTTGCTCCACTGTGCAGTGAAGACAAGAGCACGGCAGACAAAACTCACCCatccataattttattttctaaaattagaaaaatactcCCTTTAAGTTTCTGATCAAAGAAAAAGATTTATAAGAAACTTGACATCCTTTTTTGCTTGACATTATCCTTTAGCATGCTCAGGCTTTAGTGTGTACGTAGTAGGACATAAGTGAAATAAACTGTAATATTTCTTCAGTTATGACATTTCAACGGAGGTGTGAGGACTTACAGGCTTTATGGAAatgaattaaggaaaaaaatgtaaacagaGATAGTACTCTAGATAAAGAGATTCCTTCTAGAGTGCTATCAACATGTGATACCAGCAGCAAGGCAAAACAACAACAGTGGgagttcttttttaaatttaaagattACATACCTTAGTTTTCTCATGATGAGTGATTGCCGAAAGAATTTCAAACCAAATTAATCCCAGTGCATAAATATCTACTTCCTTTCCATATCTGGCCCCAGACTAGAAAGATTAGAACAGAACAATACAGGCATCAAATCCATCTGGAGAGCAGCACTTCTTAAAGCAAAATTTGAAGTCAGCAGAAATTTCTACCCCAAGGCTACAGGACTGGCCCTACTCAatattcttcttttttgttAACCCTTTCTTCCTCAGACCTGTTAAATAGTGACTATTACGTCTCATTGAACACCCTGAAGTTAAGACTTCTACAGACCTGTATAGATAAAGCATGCCAATATTGCCCTGTGACAAATAATGAAACAAATAGAGAAACTCAAATTACACAATTAACAGGGGTCCTAAATccaaatttaaatatatatctGGCAGCCTGATTTTGCAAGAGCATTCCTTACAGCGCGCAGTGTCAGACTGTATGTTCACACAGAGCAAAAAGCTTTACATTTGTGGTAAAGCTTTCTCCTAAATAGTTATCCCATTCAGTCATACCAGGGAACTTTAGGCAACATGCTTTAATACTGACATTAGGATTGAGAACATCCAATGCTGAGTTTATAGCACAAATCTAATTACAGAGATGCTAACACAGCAGGACAATTACCTGTTCTGGTGCCATATATGACTTTGTTCCTCTGTCCTCAGTGAGAGTCTCAAATGCAACAGAAGTCACAAGACCGAAGTcacctatttttattttatcatcATGTGATATGAATATATTCTGAGGCTATTTTCATacatataaataaaaagaagaaaaaaaaaatcaccaaatgaCCAAGGTTTATCATCAAGCATAATCAGCCACAGAAGTGTTCCCCATAAAATCTGATAATTGTTCAGAAAGTATCATTAAGAAACTGATGGTGTGGAAAGAGAAATAAGttaaatcaatttttaaaaacacaaactAAATTTCAAATAATACATTCTGCAGTAACTGCACCTTTTTATCACTACCTCAGTCATAACTGTATCGTGCTTTAATTGCTCTTCAAATACATTGTGCATATAACATTTTATATCCCAAAGTGCTTTTCAGTCTTCAGTCCTAGCCCTGGGACTTGATACACTTGGGCAAAGCATTTAGTCTCACATGGAATTCAGAGTTTCCCCTAGGCACAGAAGGATCATCTGTACTAAATCAAATGCAGAGTTAAGGCTTACTACAGGTATCTCAGAGTATCACTTTTACATTTCCATTGAACTTCCCCTTTTTAAATTTGACAATGTCATGGCTTAAGGCCACTTGGCAGCTAAGCGCCACACAGTGGAATGGGAGAATCAAAAGTAAACTTGTAAGCTGTGTTAAAaatagtttaataattgaaacaaaagTAAAACTTAACAATAATGGTAaatgataatgataataaaaGGATTAGAAAAACCAAACCGAAACAAGgagaaacaagtgatgcacaatacaaTTGCTTACCACCCACTGACCAATGCCAGATCCCCTCCCTGAGCCCAGATCAGTCCCCCTTCCATGTAACAAAATAGTCTTTGACTTAGAATAACCTTCATCgcaaccaaaacatcagtgtgttatcaacattattataatactgaatccaaaacacagcactgtaccaccTACTGAAATTAACTGCAGCCTAGCCAAAACCAGAACACAAAGTCAAACAACTAAAAATAGAACTATATATGTTTCAATTAAGTTTCCCAAAGAAGATAAAGAAACTACACTTCtgaatgtttttaaaacaaaaccaaatagcCTCATGCTATCTTTTACCCAAGCTCCAGTGGACCACAAGGCCAGGAGATACTTCATAGTCAAGAGGAAGAGATCCTTGTGTAAAGAATGCTCAGTGTAGTTGTTCAGCTCAAGTCTGACTATGTCCACACATATTTAATACAGTACCTATAGCTGGCTACACTATTTAACCACTCTGTTCCTACCAGCCACAAATTACTTTAATCTCAGCTTGACCCTATCCAGCAACTTTGATTCAGGGCTATGGAGATCTTGGATGGCCAAGCACCTAAGCTGACAGCAGATCAAAGTGGAAAGTTCCTGAATTCAAATACAGCTGGAAGAGTTGGCAATATAACCTGGTTCTGGTCAGGAGAGGGTTGATTTTTATGATAATCAGTGGGGGGGTACATGGCTAGGACACGGAGGTTATTCTATACCACCTCATGTCATtttctgggaatgggggatggaTTCATTTCCAGGTCATGGGAGTGTAGCACTGTCAGGCCAGGCTCCATGGTGAACTTTTTGCATGTGAATCACTCTCTGGTTTTAGACTTTTGGTTTTAATGTTGttactggttttgtttgtgtttcttttcttatctcattgctgtctccagtaaattgttcttatctcaacccacaatcTTTacctccaattctcctctccagcccacCACAGGGGAGGAGGAAGTGAGCAAGCAGCATGTGGAATCGGTAGGAGCATTCAGTTGGAGAATACTAGTCCAGATTAACTGCAGCCTTATTCCTAGCTCAGCTGGTAGCGCATGAGACTCTTAATCTCAGGGTCAAGAGTTTGAACCCATGTTGAGCACCAAATAAGGCCAGGATGTGTAGTGGGTCAAGGGAGGCACTTGTGGGCTCACTGGAGCTGCCTGCTGTGAAGAGACTTCAGTCCCTGCTGCCATGGTCTCTGGTGGTGGGAATTTGACTGCCAGAGTGGCTCCTGAGTGGTCAGGCAGGGAAGTTAGCTTAACCCTAGGAATGCCACAACACAAATGATTTTTTTCACAAAGTGAGTAATTTAAAACTCTGTAAGCCACATTATAGCTTCCATCCTGAAGCTGTGAAGGCATTGTCCCTTATAATCTTTATATTGAAATAAAATCTTCTGATGACGGGACACATCTAGAGACTGAAATTCCATCCAAAACTGTAGCATTCAAATATTTGTATGCATTCATGAGACAAAAGTAACCAGAGCATGTTGTTATAAAACACAGCATGTATTAGGATAGATAAACTATCCCTTTACAATATGGCAAGAGCAAACTTTCTAGACTCAACTTTTCTTCTTCAAGTAAGTCTTGTAACCCACTGAAAATGCCTGTTAGCTGATGACTACTGATTCTTTGAACTATTGCATTCAGACATCCTCCAAGTTGTTTACCTTCTGATTTTAGGTTCAGCCAgttgctgaaaaaaaattaatcattaGCAATATCCAAAGAAGACACTGCTAGGGGACATACCAGAGTAAGCAAAGACTATAACAATTTAACAGTCTCTGAAATTCCAGTAAGTAtactatctttttctttttttttatttacctaTCCTACATACCTTGAGGTCTCGATGAATTAGCTTTTCAGAATGAATATATTCCACTCCTTTCACTATTTGTAAAAATTTGTTTCGTGCCATTACATAATACTTTCGGTCTTCTCTATTTTTTGCAATCCACTTTTCCAATGTCCCTTGTTCACAGAATTCCATTTGGATGAAAAGACAGCAAATTTTTTTGTCGGAATTTTGGcttcaaaagaaaattacataCCAAATTAAAATTGGCAAGATACAATTCCCCCCAAGTCATCTTCAAAAACCAGTTTtgctaataattattttttgagTTACCCAAAACAAAGTCTGCAAGTCCCTTAATTTTAAGAAAGATCCTAGAGCAATttgtgttaaataaataggacTGCAACCCAAAGAATCCCTGCTCAGTTACTACGTGCTCCTGGAATATTTCTAAGGTTTTGCTTGCTTCCTAGTTTCACACTGAAAATTTTCTGAGTGCCCAGGTTTCATATCCCTCATACCTAGAGTCATGTCCTATACAGAAATACCACTGTCCCATCTGGCCTTGCAGGAACTGCTGCAAGTCCTGGCACGTATTCTCTATTCTGCTCAACAGACACAGCATCAGCCTTCCTATCCTGCCCAGAGTGGTCATGTTCTTTCCAATTCTGTCCTGTCAAGAAGGTAGTGCAGTGAGCATCTTTGGCATCGGTCTGCTAGTCACAGAAACCCTTTTGAGAGCTGAAAACCTAGACAAAATGTATTTATCCACCTGGCAGCCTCACACTTTCCAGAGAAGCCCATAAGATAGGCTGAGGCTGGAGATggtgagggaaaggaaaatacaaagagAAGCATGTACTGTTTTCTCCTATGTACACCATGTGATGAGTGCCCTGGAATAAAGCTGCTCAAGGCACTGAAAGAACAAGCATTAAATGGACTCTCTGTAGCCTTGAGGTCAGGACACAAATTCCAGTCTGGGTCCTCAGCTTTGAGGACTTTTTTGTCTGTCTTTTACCTAATAACTGTTTAATGTAAAACACATACATGATATTGAGGCTCCAACATATTAATGGTTCAGTTTTGACAGACTTTCCCCCCCCCATTTTATTCCTCATTTAATGAGCACAGTAATGGAGAGGTATCATGCCAACCATGATTTTGCATCCATTTATATTTTATGGCTCTAAGTAAGTATGGCAGCCTATCTGAAGAGTATGGATTTACAGCTAGTGAAAAAGCTTACCACAGAATCTTGGAAAAGTTAATAGTCTAACTTACAAGTAAAACTCTCACCACTGTTTTCCCAGAAGTCTTAGTGTTGAAAGGCTACCTCTAAATTAAAGagcatttaattttgtttttctattcTAAACAATCAAAACTGTTTTGGGCATCATGGTTAAAATACTGACttagggaaataaataaatctatGATAGCTACTGGCTGACCAGTACTTATTATAAAAAGGAAACTTCCAGTCAGGAATATTTGACAGCAAATTGTCAGCCAATTTTTGATTTCTGTTGTTAATTCTTGCCCCAGATTTTCCGCATTCTTACTCTCCTGTATAAATTCACCAAGTCCATATATTaagagagaggagaaatagAAAATGTTATGATTTATCTTATTAATCAAGGAAAAGAAGATATAAATACACCTTATTACATACAGCCTGCTGCTGGAAAGTACTGTGCCTTTTCTCCTAGCAGTATGTTTGCACGTGTGTGCATTTATATTTGTATAATAATTGATGACCAATTATCAGCCTTTGTTTTTCACTGCATAAAGTTCACTATGGCAAACATGTTTGTGAATGCAAACTACTCTTTTGTAGTTACCTTGAGTCTGAGTACTTTATATGGTCATACCCCTTCCAGCTGCTGTGATACCGCACTATGTTCTCATGTGTAAGTCTTGCAAGTCCTTCTGCTTCACGCTCTACTTTCCTATCACGAGGgggtaaagaggaaaaaagaaaaaaatagaggcATTTCCCTATTACAGTGTAATACAAAGTTAAATAAAAGATATGCTATCAAGTGGCAGGATACAGATAGTTTTACATTAATTTAGAAACCAAGCATAATATTCTCCTTCATGTAAGTTCAAAGGTCAAAACTGAAGTTACAAATTTGGTGGGTTTTCTTTCATCTGCTCAGTTATTCAAAGTGCAACAAATGTTTTAACCACACTAGAAATTAAAGCCCCACtcaaaaaaggctgaaaaagcAGATAGCTGCAAACCCATCAGCAAAGCAGCATTACTTGAAGAATCAGTAGAAGGTTTTTAGTATAGTTCTCAAGATTGCAATACCAATGAAAATAACAGGTATTTGCAAAGAACACAAGAATCCAAAGGGATTGTGTAATGTACACGTATCTCCAACAACTTAAAACATTTTCAATAGATTACctacaagaaattaattttttcaacTGCTGATAAAATACTTCACAGTATTTCtggttacagaaaaaaaaaaattaggatcaCCATTCTCTGTTGAGGTTTACAAAAGACAAGTAACACAGCATGAGAGTAATGACTACATGGGTCATATATAAAGCATTTTTCAATTACAAACCACAGAATTTAttacttggatttttttctactttcccTAGTTACACTTATTATGGATTACTTATATGGAAATTTTCCATGTAGCCTGTCAAAAGTAACAGGGCTGCTTTCAATGTTTAAATAATCATCAAGTTTTCTTCAAATAGATTTTGCAATATTAGCAACCAGAGCACTACTCTGCTCAGGAGAACTTAACACACCTACATTTTTACAGCTCCAGCAGAAATTAACCCACTACAGGCAAAAATTAACAAAGTTTCAGCACCATTTTCAGCTTCActtggaaataaagaaaaaagtttactAGAAAGGATAGACAATTAATAATGAAAATCACCTAAATACTCCTAGGATTgctgaagagagaaaacaaagtgCTAAAATCTTGATTAAGGTTGTCCTAGAAGGCAGAAGTAAATATACAATACATACTCTGTGAATTCAACTCGTTTGATTGCATAGGTTATCTTATCACACTTTGATGTTGCCTTGAAAACATTCCCAAAACCACCTTCACCAATAGGCtctatgtttttaaaattttcaagaaatcttaaaaaaacaagaaaaaaaagaaaaccacacttAATTatactttattttcaatttaaggatataaaaataaacttgACAGATATAATACATCTACTGAAATACCATTCTACAGTGATCACTTGACAATCTACAGGTCTAAATCATAGTCTTGGAGATTAAAACAAGGGAAATTGACCCTTGCAGGCCTGTCAGGTAATTACCCTCACATCTTCACATGAATAACATTTGGTTGTGAGCTTTAAATACCACTGCATGCCTATTCCTATGCTATATTTGAAATTTCCAGGAAAAGAAATCCAATACaaattttctttgaaagttCTTTTTACAGTAGTATTTTCCCTCCTTCTAccataaataaagaaaaaaatctagatTCATACATACTGTAATTGCcttataaatattaatttttaaaaaaatccttcttaCGTTTTATTGACAGTGTGTGGACTTCCATTATCTTCTCCGGTATTTGTGTCCACATCTGGCAAACCTTGATTTgaatctgacttttttttttcctcttccttgttTCTTTCATTAGCAAAATTAGCTGCCAATTTTCTTTAACAAGGATAAAAGCAAAATTTATAATGAGCCATTTTTCTAACAcatgatgagaaaaaaaatgtacctCCCAGTAGCAGCATTTCTTTACTAGAGGTGGAAAAAATAAAGGGGTTTGCAATATAGTTACAGGAGATAGAAATCTAGAAGTAAACACATACCTTTTGGGCTTCAGGAcagaactttgtgcgtttctctacatggaaaacagaaaaaaagcctaACTGAGGTATCCTGAATATTTTCATGGTAGCTGGTTTAAAATATGTCTGATAATGTATCTAGGAATTGCCTATAATCATACCTTATGTAAACAATGTAATAAGAATGAAGCCATATCTTAGCTCAGTGGTTTTCACATATGCTATGCATAACATTATCATTGCAAAAAATGAGCTTAGTTTGACCCCTTTTCTTGGGAGTACTGCCATTTGTTCAACACTGCATAAATTTGATCCACAGTACAGAAGGAAATGACTAATGGTTAACAGTAAGAACGTACAGAATATTCTTAGGAAAAATGCATGTATTTCCTATTGATTAGTGGATAAAAGAACAAACTGATGTTACACTCTGACAAGAAGCATGCCCTATTCTGTGTCTAAAATGTAATTATGAGGAAGACCATTTTCATACTATACCTGAGAAGGTGAAGGCTTTTCACATATTGCCATGTCTTTCATTTTTTCTACCAACTTTGCAGAAGAATCATCAAAGCAAATGCTgtttttattgaaaaataatGGACTATTTTTAGGTGAAAGTAAcgcaataataaataaaattattgtcACAAGAAATGAAGTAGTACCAAAAAATACAcagtttttaaagcaaaacctGAAAAGGCATTACCAATCAGGACTGATCTAAACTACAAAATGTCCTGCTTGAAAGCTACTAAAATAACAACACTTTGTAATATTCTCCTTTATTTCTATTATTAAATGAGTCTGTGATATCTAGAAGATAGAATAATGTAAAAGTGGTAGTGGGACTACAGTCAAACTGCTGGTTCTCAAATCACATATCAAACTTAATGtatgttcagtttcttttgctAAGCAAATTTTTCCCTTTGGTGGAAATGAAGATTCATGTAGAATGAAAAAAGGgcgaaaaataaagaaaaaggggaGAGAAGAAAGCAGAATACAGAGCACAGGAAAGTACTGAAATTGAATTACACTGAATTCATAAAGTGTCACAATAGGAGTGTTAAAATGGCATGAAATAATACTATTGAATGAGGCAGTTAATCCATTTACATCACAGTAAAAACACTTATGAAAGAACTACCTATGGCAAAATATGAATAAGCCAGAAAGCTCTAAACTTACTATAAGCTATCCTATACAGACTCACATAAAATTGCACAAGAAGAACAAACTTTGCTCAGAAGTTTAAGGAACAAAAGTTAAAATTAAATGGCTTTTATACTGCAGTAAAACAAACtatgatatattttatttagaatTAGAGCACATTACCCTCTAAGATTAGTAAATATACTGTTACTACATTAGCAGTGAACCCAACTTACTCTGAGTCAGACTCATTTGGCACTTGAGAGGA
This Aphelocoma coerulescens isolate FSJ_1873_10779 chromosome 3, UR_Acoe_1.0, whole genome shotgun sequence DNA region includes the following protein-coding sequences:
- the EIF2AK2 gene encoding interferon-induced, double-stranded RNA-activated protein kinase, with translation MDFECMTMINRYCQLRKLTVVYDTINMTGPSHDPEFTVLAKINGEEYGMGTGKSKKEAKAAAAKKTWEMIEKQCKSPSNMAAAELTTTQATLSPALEKDYVSLLNTFSQKTLQIVDYPNRTRTGDAHAPTYSVSCTVSGVLYGKGTGSSLAAAKQAAAKEAYEKIETEGSNGNFTFSKYNNSSQVPNESDSDICFDDSSAKLVEKMKDMAICEKPSPSQRNAQSSVLKPKRKLAANFANERNKEEEKKKSDSNQGLPDVDTNTGEDNGSPHTVNKTFLENFKNIEPIGEGGFGNVFKATSKCDKITYAIKRVEFTEKVEREAEGLARLTHENIVRYHSSWKGYDHIKYSDSSQNSDKKICCLFIQMEFCEQGTLEKWIAKNREDRKYYVMARNKFLQIVKGVEYIHSEKLIHRDLKPQNIFISHDDKIKIGDFGLVTSVAFETLTEDRGTKSYMAPEQSGARYGKEVDIYALGLIWFEILSAITHHEKTKVWPSVRKGELPEDFTRKFLTEASIIRKMLSTDPSGRISISDLLVLLKSVDKEKSCKNYSC